A section of the Diabrotica virgifera virgifera chromosome 8, PGI_DIABVI_V3a genome encodes:
- the LOC114336311 gene encoding accessory gland protein Acp62F-like, whose product MKLVTLFFTVCLLVTFAFGQKGKCGPNEQEGCVPCPCPERTCQVTNPKCPGLGCAQVCRPFCACKPGYLRDATTKKCALISSCPKRGY is encoded by the exons atgaaGCTTGTAACACTATTTTTTACAGTGTGTTTGTTAGTCACGTTCGCATTTGGACAAAAAG GTAAATGTGGTCCGAACGAACAAGAGGGATGCGTTCCTTGTCCTTGTCCTGAGCGGACATGCCAAGTTACAAACCCTAAGTGTCCCGGTTTGGGTTGTGCTCAAGTTTGTCGTCCGTTTTGTGCATGTAAGCCTGGCTACTTGAGAGACGCTACAACCAAGAAGTGTGCACTGATAAGCAGTTGTCCCAAAAGAGGATATTAA